In the genome of Colwellia sp. PAMC 21821, the window ATTTTTCTCCAACAGTTTGGTATGAAATAGATCAAAACGGCGTAATCAAAGTTAATATCGCGCGCGCTGAAATGGGTCAGCATGTAGGAACCGCTTTGGCTAAAATTGTCGCTGAGGAACTAGGTGCAGATTGGAATAACGTTATTATTGAGCATGTGAACACTAATCCTAAGTGGGGATATATGGTCACAGGTGGCTCTTGGTCAGTATTTCAAAGTTATGAGCCATTGTCACGCGCGGGTGCTGCTGGCAGAGCTATTCTCATTGAAGCAGGCGCAAAAGCGTTAAATAAATCAATAGCAGATTGTCAGGCAGAAAATGGCTTTGTCGTTTGTGGTCAGCAGCGCATCAGCTTCGCTGAGTTGATTAAAACACAACAATTTAATAAAACAGTTTCCGCTGACGAGCTTAAAAACTATGCTATCAAGTCTCGCAAGCATCACACTATTATAGGTAAACAAAGCCACGCCTTAGATATACCGCCTAAAGTTAATGGTACTGCGGTCTACGGTATTGATGTTGAAGTGCCTGGAATGCTTTACGCACGGCCTGTAGTGCCGCCATCGCGCTACGGAAATAAAGTTGAATATGTTGACGACAGTAACGCTAAAAAAATTACGGGTTATCAAGGCTACAAGGAATTATCAGACCCAAGTGGTTGGCTTGAGGGTTGGGTTGTGGTTTTTGCTGATAATTACCCCGCGGCCATACAAGCCGCTGATAAAATAAAGGTCAACTATCTGCACAACGATGCGTTAAGTATTTCAGAAGAGGATATACAAAAACGCGGAAAAGATTTAATTACAGATAGGGAAGCAGGCGCGTTACTCGTTGATGTCGGCGATACCGCTGCTGCACAAGAAAGTGCAGCGAGTCAAATGAACTCTACTTACACAACATCTAGCGCAATGCATTTTCATCTTGAGCCAGTCAACGCCGTTGTTGAATTTAAAGACGATACATGGCACATACATAGTGGTAATCAATGGCAATCACTCACGCTGCCAGCAGTCGCTAAAGCTCTTGGAGTAGAAGACTCACAAGTTATTATCCACCAATATTACTTAGGCGGTGGATTTGGTAGACGATTATTTGGCGACTATATGATCCCAGCGGCACTGGCGGCAAAAGCGATAGGTAAACCGGTAAAAATGGTGTTTACCCGTGAAGATGACTCTCATTTCGATCAACCCCGCTCGCCCAGTGTCAGTCATTTAAATGCCACACTCAATGACGACAATCAGGTTATTGGCATTGAGCACAGATTTACTTCAGGCTGGCCTACTAAAGCGATGGCGCCAGGATTTTTAGCGCCCAGCAAAGATGGTAAGAAAAAAATTGACATGTTTTCAGCAAGTGGTTCAGATCACTGGTACTCATTACCCAACCACAAAGTGTTAGTTTATAACAATGACCTAGCGCAAAAAACATTTGTTCCGGGTTGGTTAAGATCAGTAGGACCAGGTTGGATACAATGGAGCGTTGAATCATTTATGGATGAACTCGCTCATAAAAGTGGACAGGATCCAGCAAAATTTAGACTGGCTTTACTTGATGCGCAAGGACGACAATCTGGCAGTGCACCTCATTCAGTAGGTGGTGCTAACCGTTTAAAAAATGTTTTAAAAGAATTAACGAAAAAAGTAGATACCCAACAAACTCTGCCAAAAAACCAAGGTATAGGTATCGCATTAAGCTTTGGCCAAGAGCGTTCTATGCCCACTTGGGTAGCTTTAGCTGCACATATTGAAGTACACCCTGAATCAGGCAAAGTGACAGTGAAAAAACTGACCTGTGTTGTTGATTGTGGTGTTGTTGTGCATCCGGATGGTGCACTGGCGCAATTGGAAGGCTCTTTGCTATGGGGTGTCAGTCTAGCCCTGCATGAAGGCACCGAATTTAAAAACGGACAAGTAGCAAGTAGCAATTTACACAACTACTTTCCATTACGTATGAAAGACGTACCCGATATGGATATTTCGTTTGTGGAAAGTGATGAATTTCCGGTTGGACTTGGGGAGCCAGGCACCACCGTAGTTGCACCTGCAATTGGTAACGCTATTTTTAACGCTACAGGGGTCAGATTCAGATCATTGCCAATGACTCCAGCTATTGTAAAAGGCATGATGAAACAAAAACAAGGGGACACAGCATGAGTAGGTTAATTAAAGCCAGTGTTAGCGCCTTAATGGTAGGTATAGCTTTCATTTCAGTATCAGCCTCAGCAAATGACCCATATCAGGCATTTATAGACAAACCAGATGCTGCAACTGCTTTTAAATATATGCACCAAGTTGCCACACACCCACGCTGTAAAAATTGTCATGGTGTTGTCGATAACGACGGTAGCTTTTACCCAACGGTTGGTGACAATCGTCGTCCGCATCCAATGAACATTAGCGTCGCTAATAACGTGGTGTTGTATAAAGATGGCGAAATATTTAAACAAGTACCCGGCGTAGTATTAAGCTGCACCTCGTGCCATCAACAAAGTAATGGTGATAAAAAAGGCATGCCACCAGGTAACATATCTTCCGCAATGCCTGGTTTTGTTTGGCATATGCCACAACCCAACATGACTATTCCTGAAGGGATCACCGCTCATCAATTATGTAACAAGTGGCTTGACCCTGAACACAACAGTAGCCATTTAGCCCAACGCGGTGGTAAAGATGACCTTGTAACGTTCAAAAAAGAATTTCATGAACACCATGCAACACTTGATCCGCTTGTAGCATGGAGCTGGTCACCTGGTCCAGGAAGACAAAAAGCGCCAGGACAACATCAAGACTTCATACGAGCCGTAGGAGTGTGGATAGACGCTGGAGCGCCTTGCCCAACATAAGCGATTAAAACAAGGCTAACCGACTTTTCGCTAGTATATTCTTAACTTTAGGTTTACTAGCGAAGAGAATTTTTTGCCTGCTCTTCAAAATTCTAAACAGATTAATTCCAGAAGTCATAAATATCATTTCGACAATGAAGATAAGGAATTTTAGTCGCATACATGTAGCAACTTATGTAGCAAAACGCTAAAGCGATGTGTAAACAATTGATTTAAAAGGATTGGGTGGCAACCCTAATAGCCACACTCCGGCACATGAGTCGTCTGCTGCGGTTGCTTCCTTCCGGATCTGGCCGAGTTCACAGAGTATCATTGCGGAGGGACCAAAAG includes:
- a CDS encoding molybdopterin cofactor-binding domain-containing protein, giving the protein MSISDNGKDNIDLSRRNLMIGSVGAAFVVAFAPALFAQQSSVKKMIAEKNFSPTVWYEIDQNGVIKVNIARAEMGQHVGTALAKIVAEELGADWNNVIIEHVNTNPKWGYMVTGGSWSVFQSYEPLSRAGAAGRAILIEAGAKALNKSIADCQAENGFVVCGQQRISFAELIKTQQFNKTVSADELKNYAIKSRKHHTIIGKQSHALDIPPKVNGTAVYGIDVEVPGMLYARPVVPPSRYGNKVEYVDDSNAKKITGYQGYKELSDPSGWLEGWVVVFADNYPAAIQAADKIKVNYLHNDALSISEEDIQKRGKDLITDREAGALLVDVGDTAAAQESAASQMNSTYTTSSAMHFHLEPVNAVVEFKDDTWHIHSGNQWQSLTLPAVAKALGVEDSQVIIHQYYLGGGFGRRLFGDYMIPAALAAKAIGKPVKMVFTREDDSHFDQPRSPSVSHLNATLNDDNQVIGIEHRFTSGWPTKAMAPGFLAPSKDGKKKIDMFSASGSDHWYSLPNHKVLVYNNDLAQKTFVPGWLRSVGPGWIQWSVESFMDELAHKSGQDPAKFRLALLDAQGRQSGSAPHSVGGANRLKNVLKELTKKVDTQQTLPKNQGIGIALSFGQERSMPTWVALAAHIEVHPESGKVTVKKLTCVVDCGVVVHPDGALAQLEGSLLWGVSLALHEGTEFKNGQVASSNLHNYFPLRMKDVPDMDISFVESDEFPVGLGEPGTTVVAPAIGNAIFNATGVRFRSLPMTPAIVKGMMKQKQGDTA